The Neurospora crassa OR74A linkage group I, whole genome shotgun sequence genome segment CCATCTCGGCTTGGGTGAGGGGTTTTTGCGTCGAGGGTTTGTCGGATAAGGGGGGCACAAGCAGGTTTTCGATGGCCATGAGGACTTCTTTCCAGAGACGCGTCATGACGGCCACCATGGTTGCGTCAGTGAGGGTTTGTTTCATGATGGCAAAGTTTTCGTCAAAGTAGGTGAAGAGCGGTTGGAGCGTGTTTTCGACGTCTTGGGCAGTGACGGTAGGTGCGGTAGATTGTCGCTTTTTCCAGAGGTTGGCCATAGAGGCGGCGATACCTCGGCTGAGGAGGCTCTTGAGCGTGTCGTGGGATAGGGAGTGGTTGATGTGGGAGGTCAGCTAGGACTGCTGTTAGTATTATTGCTGCTGATGACAAGGTGCAAGAGACGCGGTGTTCGACTTACCTTGTCAGTAATCTTGCGAACCATGTCACGCTCAGTTCTCTTCAAGTGCCTGAAGGCCTTGCCAAAGTGGAACTGGATATCATCACGCTCGCCCTCCATGCTTACACGCAGCAACAATCTTCCCTGGGTGTCAAGATCAAGCCAGAACTCTCTGGGGAGATAGTCGCTAAAGTGCACGGGGTCAAGCTTCAACGAGGTACGCCCGACGAAATCATGGTCACCAAAGGTATCATAATCCCAGATGGTGGCGATGATGTTAAGGGGGCCCGATACGGTAATATCGATCGACTCGTCCCACCTCGGGTTGAGGTTCCTCATGATGATTCTCGTCTTGGCCAGACGCTTTTGGTACTCGTCACACAGAACCACGTACGGATCACTATACCCACCGGGGTCGCATGCTTTCAAGTCCTCGGCCTCTACGATCTTGATCGTGAACACATACTTGCCTGCTTTCCTAACCAGGGGCTTGATGCCTTCGACCCGGCGGATCGCCTCGGCACAGCCGTCTACGTTCATGGTCTTTTCTAGCTTATCCAGCGCTTGCATGGCATATTCAATGTTGTTGAGTTTGACAAAGGACTGACGCGAAGAATTAGCCTACAGTGACAGTAAGAACTCACAATGTGTTGGTACATACCTGTGGATAGAACTGGAAAGGCTCGACCTTGTCCTTCGAGTTCCACGCATCCTTGGCGTACTGAAGAAACCGATCTTGCGCCGACCTGCTAGCAGCGGCCTCTTGAGGAGTCTGACGGTCCATTTCTTTGGCAAAATGCTGCTCCACAATCTCGCAATAACGACCAATGCCTGCTGAGAAGGCTTTGGCCAGTGCAGTCATGAATTTTGCGTGGTGAAGCTCGTCATCCCAGTCAAGCTGGTGAATCTGGTTGACGGTCTGGGTGAACAGCGTAAAGGTGTCGATGATGGAGACACTGTGGCGTTGCTCATCGGTGGGGATATCGTCGGGATCGTTCGTCCTGACCTGGAAGGTGTCCTGTTTGATCGCTTGCTCCACGAAGTCGGTCATTCTAGCCTCGGCATTCCTAATCCATCGCCAGACGAAGTCTTCGAGGAGGCTTTCAATGTGGAAAGCAAAGGGCTTTCCAGGTAAAGACTCGACGTGCATTTTTCTAATCTCCACAAGTTCCTTGTACAAATCGAAGCCGTCCTGAACATCGATTTGGCCTTCCTCACCGCGGGTCTTGCTCATATCCACGACACGCTTGATGAACTCTTGTGCATCTTCCTCAAAGCTGGGGAAAATGGTCTCGACCAGGACCTTAAATGGACTAGCACCCATGATTTCGGGGTTCTTGCGATATCGCTTCTTAATCTTCTCCGCAAGACCGACCACAGCCTGACCGAGCTTAACGACATGGGCAAAGTTCCAGTCTTCCATGTTGGAAGGAATGTTGGCATCCAGGAAACCTCGGTAAACTTCGGCGGCGTTTTGACGCAGTCCGTTTTCGAGATGCTGAGTATACTCGGCCAATTCGTCTGGGCGTTCGTTATATGTAGGGTCATTATGGACGTGATTCGCAAGTACCGACATTACAACACCGACTGATGGCGGATTAGGCTTGTAGCACTGAATCAAGAGCGTGTAGAGTTCGCGCAACAAAGCGTCATGGAGGTCCTTTATGGATTGCTGATAGCCGGCAAAATCCGTCATTGTCCATCGGCCTGGCTCAACATCAAAAAGAGTGGCGCCGAAAAAGTTGATTGGGGGCGGCTTCTTTGGCTCCGGCTGAGCCTCCTTGACAAAGTCGAGGCAAGCATCAAGCTGCATCGTGGAAATTTCTTGGTCGAGATACTTTCGTACGGCAACCTCGACGAGCGTAACGTGGCGCATAAACTGCGGGATGCGCCATCTAATGGCCAGCTCGGTCAAAAACTCGATGGACTCCTCTGCGAAGGGGAACTCCTCAGAGTGCAGTTGGTCGTAAGACATGACGTATTGTAGAATAGTCTTGTAGACGGGCCGTGGGTCTACTGGCATAAAGGTATAACTCGGCTCGTCCACACTTCGAA includes the following:
- the ham-10 gene encoding C2 domain-containing protein, with translation MSGSTRHSYASNRRVDSIQSVRSVTSDEERRNSRIQASKARQTAVSYDEAYSFALRVAFLNYLLQPRKKRKEYVAVPKAVHRSHSSSVSELMKDFVPSGSSSSMKLPHGFRGQLEKRMTAVLQGTERLPGYNDAAVKRTFGVAYTAFTQRDFQKSIDKDRKVEPLVLIFYSSAIKFHSAGKSPDDYHWRSLVDRHLAMFVRLISSVIKDIGSDRDDLLARLNTLENKLLTNDQNLSLDKGQESSTFVEVEVPLSYEIKDMPMVLFVAKIFGLPNSQVQNDIDKNMTTWTEEAALKDFKNYQFRLSANMAGTLRKMDFDVDDAFEDWKRTETQQLAQIFAEILSIRPDLKTGSGSDKPLPLRPMSLYSEDQAFSDLSKMLSNRSSGSFGFDPSSGFSPMSPDDNSSIRSVDEPSYTFMPVDPRPVYKTILQYVMSYDQLHSEEFPFAEESIEFLTELAIRWRIPQFMRHVTLVEVAVRKYLDQEISTMQLDACLDFVKEAQPEPKKPPPINFFGATLFDVEPGRWTMTDFAGYQQSIKDLHDALLRELYTLLIQCYKPNPPSVGVVMSVLANHVHNDPTYNERPDELAEYTQHLENGLRQNAAEVYRGFLDANIPSNMEDWNFAHVVKLGQAVVGLAEKIKKRYRKNPEIMGASPFKVLVETIFPSFEEDAQEFIKRVVDMSKTRGEEGQIDVQDGFDLYKELVEIRKMHVESLPGKPFAFHIESLLEDFVWRWIRNAEARMTDFVEQAIKQDTFQVRTNDPDDIPTDEQRHSVSIIDTFTLFTQTVNQIHQLDWDDELHHAKFMTALAKAFSAGIGRYCEIVEQHFAKEMDRQTPQEAAASRSAQDRFLQYAKDAWNSKDKVEPFQFYPQSFVKLNNIEYAMQALDKLEKTMNVDGCAEAIRRVEGIKPLVRKAGKYVFTIKIVEAEDLKACDPGGYSDPYVVLCDEYQKRLAKTRIIMRNLNPRWDESIDITVSGPLNIIATIWDYDTFGDHDFVGRTSLKLDPVHFSDYLPREFWLDLDTQGRLLLRVSMEGERDDIQFHFGKAFRHLKRTERDMVRKITDKLTSHINHSLSHDTLKSLLSRGIAASMANLWKKRQSTAPTVTAQDVENTLQPLFTYFDENFAIMKQTLTDATMVAVMTRLWKEVLMAIENLLVPPLSDKPSTQKPLTQAEMDIVYRWLELLFNFFNAKDAQTGEVLGVPSDVLKSPKWHELASLNFFYFDSTENLIRTSERMAAANAQRAREQQQATAAAAGAGSRMSAPPQLHSNNNNNNSLAPPGGMTGAAAIGAFGSLGTIRRGKSIMMSRNLGTMRQAKLEKRKEAQADPSDDMILRILRMRPEAAHYLKERHRQKERMAAAAAAAMIVRQSVNQKFGSGFDNGGGLSVNKRQSVVPPVPKLPFGAGTSGGQVIGGGQFGRGGR